From Paenibacillus physcomitrellae, the proteins below share one genomic window:
- a CDS encoding ABC transporter ATP-binding protein, with the protein MSGELTAGETARRPKLGKYRTILGRYVLPQRKLMIGLTVLLLTSIALQLVNPQIIRYFIDNAQGTGSLRPLYVAAFLFIGFSLIQQIVSVCAAYFSENLGWRTTNKLRADLAEHCLSLDMSFHKTQTSGSLIERVDGDVNSLANFFSSFIIHMAGNAMLMLGILILLFRENLWVGVVMTAFVIGAIFLIQWIRKFAVPVWTKWQALNAEFYGFIGEHLEGTEDTRANGAAGYVLGRYYDLTRRMLPVRVRAFFGFFLMWGTTIFVFAFGNAAAFIVCAVLWKQGELSIGGIYLVFYYTELLAKPIEQIRTQLEDLQKADASLVRVQSLLATEPAIMDGPGAPLPKGPLSLNIRNLSFAYEPEETPTLQQLNVKLEPGQTLGLLGRTGSGKTTLARMLLRFYDPQQGAIELGGTDIRACKLHELRSSVAMVTQNIEIMEGTVRDNLTLFDDRISDDRILAVLEEVGLGDWFKGMPEGLDSQLASGGGSLSAGEAQLLAFARVFLTDPGLVILDEASSRLDPLTESRIEAAITKLLEQRTCIIIAHRLSTVQRADRILILEDGRMLEEGSRKELAEDPNSRFSRMLAVGLEEVLA; encoded by the coding sequence ATGTCCGGGGAACTGACAGCAGGAGAAACGGCACGAAGGCCCAAATTGGGAAAATACCGTACGATCTTAGGCAGATACGTACTGCCTCAGCGTAAATTAATGATCGGACTTACTGTTTTATTATTGACTTCCATTGCCCTGCAGCTCGTGAATCCGCAGATTATCCGTTATTTCATTGATAATGCCCAAGGTACGGGCAGCCTAAGGCCGCTGTACGTTGCAGCTTTCTTATTTATCGGCTTCTCGCTGATCCAGCAGATCGTTTCGGTCTGCGCCGCTTATTTCAGTGAGAATCTGGGCTGGAGAACCACCAACAAGCTGCGCGCCGATCTGGCGGAGCATTGCTTGTCTCTCGACATGTCCTTCCATAAAACCCAAACCTCCGGTTCCCTGATCGAAAGGGTCGACGGAGATGTGAACTCGCTGGCTAACTTCTTCTCGAGTTTCATTATACATATGGCAGGCAACGCCATGCTGATGCTCGGCATTCTGATTCTGCTGTTCCGGGAAAATCTTTGGGTCGGCGTTGTTATGACCGCCTTTGTGATCGGTGCGATCTTCCTGATCCAGTGGATCCGGAAATTCGCCGTACCGGTCTGGACAAAGTGGCAGGCGCTGAACGCCGAATTCTACGGCTTTATCGGCGAGCACCTGGAAGGCACCGAGGATACGCGCGCCAACGGCGCAGCCGGTTATGTCCTGGGGCGTTATTATGACCTGACGCGCCGGATGCTGCCTGTTCGTGTCCGTGCTTTCTTCGGTTTCTTCCTCATGTGGGGAACGACCATCTTTGTATTTGCGTTCGGCAACGCCGCAGCGTTTATCGTCTGCGCGGTGCTCTGGAAGCAGGGCGAGCTTTCGATCGGCGGCATTTATCTGGTCTTCTATTATACGGAGCTGCTCGCCAAACCGATTGAACAGATTCGGACCCAGCTTGAGGATTTGCAGAAAGCCGACGCCAGTCTCGTTCGGGTGCAGAGCCTGCTGGCAACGGAACCTGCGATTATGGACGGGCCGGGAGCCCCTTTGCCTAAAGGTCCTCTCTCCCTGAATATCCGCAATCTCAGCTTTGCTTACGAGCCGGAGGAAACACCAACCCTGCAACAGCTGAATGTGAAGCTGGAGCCGGGGCAAACGCTGGGGCTCCTCGGGCGCACGGGAAGCGGCAAAACAACGCTCGCCCGGATGCTACTGCGCTTCTATGACCCGCAGCAAGGCGCGATTGAGCTTGGCGGCACCGACATCCGTGCGTGCAAGCTGCATGAGCTGCGCAGCTCAGTGGCGATGGTGACGCAGAATATTGAAATCATGGAAGGAACGGTACGCGACAATCTGACGTTGTTCGATGACCGGATTAGTGATGACCGAATCCTGGCGGTCCTTGAAGAAGTCGGTCTCGGAGACTGGTTTAAAGGAATGCCGGAGGGGCTCGATTCGCAGCTTGCTTCCGGCGGCGGCAGCCTGTCTGCCGGGGAAGCCCAGCTGCTGGCCTTTGCCCGGGTATTTCTGACCGACCCGGGGCTCGTTATTCTGGACGAAGCATCCTCCCGGCTTGATCCGCTTACGGAAAGCCGGATCGAGGCGGCCATTACCAAGCTTCTCGAACAGAGAACCTGTATCATTATTGCGCACAGGCTGTCTACTGTGCAGCGGGCTGACCGGATCCTGATTCTCGAGGACGGCCGGATGCTGGAGGAGGGCTCCCGCAAGGAGCTGGCGGAAGATCCAAATTCCCGCTTCAGCCGGATGCTGGCTGTCGGACTTGAGGAGGTGCTCGCGTGA
- a CDS encoding GGDEF domain-containing protein — protein MNIALDMKTVFTLVVLGHLCTMILISAYRRHFAQDSAIYLFSMSKWLQAAVWGLSVFRFTLPGILGIALPNLILFIAAGLELSAVLKVIGGMDLRVKRYMILLMGVSLFGYLLIFFVYNTEWLRICFSSLMLSLFMAYPVYRLAGDKQASALKKTLSVMYGILCITLLVRAVLAVKMVDQMSLYSEANLYQLASYFSIFFMMLVGNIGFILLSKEQADERLLQLASYDDLTGALNRRTFIERAEQCIEELAESRLPVSFILFDIDHYKRINDTYGHEVGDRVLRDMTGAAKRLLEDRGILGRYGGDEFAILLPGLNVQESDALAEWLRSLLAAEGTSEPFIPYTVSMGIVTVTATKQFAVLELYKLSDQALYEAKRKGRNRVERNGIFPAEI, from the coding sequence ATGAATATCGCTTTGGATATGAAAACGGTCTTTACGCTTGTTGTCCTTGGTCATTTATGCACGATGATTCTGATTTCCGCCTACCGGAGACATTTCGCTCAAGACTCGGCGATTTATCTGTTCAGCATGTCCAAATGGCTTCAAGCGGCCGTATGGGGATTATCGGTGTTTCGCTTTACCCTGCCGGGTATACTCGGCATTGCCTTGCCCAATCTGATCCTGTTTATAGCTGCAGGACTTGAATTGAGCGCGGTGTTGAAGGTGATAGGCGGAATGGACCTGCGCGTCAAGCGATATATGATCCTGTTAATGGGAGTCAGTCTGTTTGGCTATCTCCTGATCTTTTTCGTTTATAACACAGAGTGGCTCAGGATTTGTTTCTCATCCCTTATGCTTTCGTTGTTTATGGCCTATCCGGTTTACCGGCTGGCCGGGGACAAGCAGGCTTCGGCGCTAAAGAAGACTTTAAGTGTTATGTATGGCATCCTCTGCATAACACTGCTGGTCCGGGCCGTGCTTGCGGTCAAAATGGTCGACCAAATGAGCTTGTATTCGGAAGCTAATTTGTACCAGCTTGCTTCGTATTTCTCTATTTTCTTCATGATGCTGGTCGGCAATATCGGGTTTATTCTGCTTTCCAAAGAGCAGGCGGACGAGAGGCTTCTGCAGCTGGCGAGTTATGACGACTTGACCGGTGCGCTGAATCGCAGAACCTTTATAGAGAGAGCCGAGCAATGCATTGAAGAGCTGGCTGAAAGCCGGCTGCCGGTCTCTTTTATTTTGTTTGATATCGACCATTACAAGAGGATTAATGACACTTACGGCCATGAAGTGGGAGATCGTGTTCTTCGGGACATGACGGGAGCGGCGAAGCGCTTATTGGAGGACCGGGGAATACTGGGCAGATATGGGGGCGATGAGTTTGCCATCCTGCTTCCCGGCCTGAACGTTCAGGAATCGGATGCTTTGGCCGAATGGCTGAGATCTCTCCTTGCTGCGGAGGGCACTTCCGAACCTTTTATTCCTTACACGGTCAGCATGGGGATCGTAACGGTTACGGCCACCAAACAATTTGCTGTTTTGGAACTGTATAAACTGAGCGATCAAGCGCTGTATGAAGCCAAACGAAAGGGGCGCAACCGGGTGGAGCGAAACGGGATATTTCCTGCGGAGATTTGA
- a CDS encoding MATE family efflux transporter, with product MESTTLEENSSTAGKKQFHMFHLTWPIFLELFLFMLMGSVDTFMISSVSDNAVAGVGAANQIISIAILVLEVIGNGAAIVVAQYLGSKKLSEAARVTGNAVTINLAVGLVLSAVFLLSGKMMLQLLNVHGPILDYAVSYIQIVGGGIFLQALINALAATIRTHGFTKQTMIVSLLMNVIHVAGNYVLIYGHLGFSAMGVQGAAISTVFSRLVCLIIFFWLMYRVMEVRVRFNYYLKLSKQYISKILKIGIPSAFESIVYQICQLIFTLYVTYLGAEAMATRQYAVNISSYIYLFSMAIGMGTAIVVGHYVGSRRQQDAYTRVFQSVKWALAATVVVDLIIIAFRIPLFHLFTDDLAIVRLGSQVLLLSLILETGRTVNIVIINSLRAAGDAKFPVYMGLLSMVCMSLPLGYLLVFQLHLGLAGIWLAIAADEWTRAVIMYFRWRSRAWERYSLVDHEPSNEPVQQPAPAMG from the coding sequence TTGGAAAGCACGACCTTGGAAGAAAATTCGTCAACCGCCGGTAAGAAACAATTTCATATGTTCCATTTAACATGGCCTATCTTTCTGGAATTGTTTCTGTTTATGCTGATGGGCAGCGTGGATACGTTTATGATCAGCTCGGTTTCTGATAATGCAGTCGCAGGTGTTGGCGCTGCCAACCAGATCATTTCGATCGCGATCCTCGTGCTGGAGGTTATCGGCAACGGGGCAGCCATCGTGGTGGCCCAATATCTCGGTTCAAAAAAATTAAGCGAAGCCGCCAGAGTCACCGGCAATGCCGTTACGATCAACCTGGCTGTCGGTCTCGTGCTCAGCGCAGTCTTCCTGCTTTCCGGCAAAATGATGCTGCAGCTGCTGAACGTCCACGGCCCCATTCTGGATTATGCCGTATCCTATATTCAGATCGTAGGCGGCGGTATTTTCCTGCAGGCGCTGATCAATGCGCTGGCCGCTACGATTCGTACGCATGGGTTCACAAAGCAGACGATGATTGTTTCGCTGCTGATGAATGTGATTCACGTAGCAGGCAATTATGTCCTGATTTACGGGCACTTGGGTTTCTCCGCCATGGGCGTTCAGGGCGCGGCGATTTCGACCGTGTTCAGCCGCCTGGTCTGCCTGATTATTTTCTTCTGGCTGATGTACAGGGTCATGGAGGTTCGCGTCCGGTTCAACTATTATTTGAAACTGTCGAAGCAGTATATTTCGAAAATTCTCAAAATCGGCATTCCTTCCGCTTTTGAGAGCATCGTCTATCAAATCTGTCAGCTGATCTTCACCCTATACGTCACTTATCTCGGCGCGGAAGCGATGGCTACACGTCAATATGCCGTTAATATCTCTTCTTATATCTATCTGTTCAGCATGGCCATCGGGATGGGAACAGCGATTGTGGTAGGCCATTATGTAGGCTCCAGACGCCAGCAGGATGCGTACACCCGGGTCTTCCAGAGCGTCAAGTGGGCGCTTGCCGCGACCGTGGTCGTCGATTTGATCATCATCGCGTTCCGCATTCCCCTGTTCCATCTGTTCACCGATGATCTGGCGATTGTCAGACTGGGCTCTCAGGTGCTGCTGCTCAGCCTGATTCTTGAAACGGGACGTACGGTCAACATCGTCATCATCAACTCCCTGCGGGCTGCCGGCGACGCCAAGTTCCCGGTCTACATGGGCCTGCTCTCTATGGTCTGCATGTCGCTGCCGCTCGGTTATCTGCTGGTCTTCCAGCTGCATCTGGGACTGGCGGGCATTTGGCTCGCGATTGCGGCGGACGAATGGACGCGCGCCGTCATTATGTATTTCCGCTGGCGCAGCCGGGCGTGGGAGCGCTATTCGCTGGTCGATCATGAACCGTCTAACGAACCGGTTCAGCAGCCTGCTCCGGCAATGGGTTAA
- a CDS encoding ABC transporter substrate-binding protein — MVLSACGSNASNGSNASSTNTGSSTAAANTASSDASNASGSSSTSSKADEILQSHPDARIASISIHITNDLLAIGLTPVGSVIGGDVKDFLPHVKDLLQGAAKYGTVSDPDMEAILASKPDVIFLDENYSGQDISKFEKIAPTLTVNTAEGTWQEQLTEIAKHAGREQQAADFIQQYADKAEKVSGLIHAKLGPDAKVMAIRSTAKELRVMGVGHPMGPIMFEELKLNPANGVEKINKAYETISQEVLPDFDADAIFVIISVGSTAKANFDALESNPLWKNLKAVKNNNVYVLDGQKWLDYSAMGQDMALDDAEKLFGN, encoded by the coding sequence ATGGTGCTGTCCGCTTGCGGCAGCAACGCTTCTAACGGATCAAACGCTTCTAGTACAAATACAGGCAGCAGTACCGCCGCGGCGAATACCGCTTCGTCCGATGCTTCCAACGCTTCCGGCAGCTCGTCCACGTCTTCCAAAGCAGACGAAATTCTGCAGAGCCATCCGGATGCAAGAATCGCTTCGATTTCGATCCACATCACCAACGATCTGCTGGCGATCGGCTTGACGCCTGTCGGCTCTGTTATCGGGGGCGATGTGAAGGATTTTCTCCCGCATGTGAAGGACCTGCTGCAGGGAGCCGCCAAATACGGCACGGTCAGCGACCCGGACATGGAAGCGATTCTCGCCTCCAAGCCTGACGTGATTTTCCTGGATGAGAATTATTCCGGCCAAGACATTTCCAAATTTGAAAAGATCGCGCCGACTCTCACCGTCAACACAGCCGAAGGAACCTGGCAGGAGCAGCTGACCGAAATCGCCAAACATGCCGGCCGCGAGCAGCAGGCTGCCGACTTCATCCAGCAGTATGCCGACAAAGCGGAGAAAGTCAGCGGACTGATCCATGCCAAACTTGGCCCGGATGCCAAAGTCATGGCCATTCGTTCCACTGCGAAGGAACTTCGCGTGATGGGTGTCGGCCACCCGATGGGCCCGATCATGTTCGAAGAGTTAAAGCTGAACCCGGCCAACGGTGTAGAGAAAATCAACAAAGCCTACGAGACGATCTCGCAGGAAGTACTTCCGGATTTTGACGCCGATGCGATCTTCGTGATTATCAGCGTCGGCAGCACAGCCAAAGCTAACTTTGACGCGCTGGAGTCCAACCCGCTCTGGAAAAATCTCAAAGCCGTCAAAAACAACAACGTCTATGTCCTCGACGGCCAGAAATGGCTGGATTACTCGGCTATGGGACAGGATATGGCGCTGGACGACGCCGAAAAGCTGTTCGGCAATTAA
- a CDS encoding FecCD family ABC transporter permease, with protein sequence MLLPSNGNRGARAKRFGLLLLLAVIVVFVISVNTGTIRLSPRQLGLTLLGYGSPQDQLVLFTYRLPRIVVTLLAGAGLGVAGAVLQGVSRNALADPGILGLHAGAAFGLMIFVSFFRTLEGPSALIIPLFTFAGGLLIALMVVGLAYDRHKGLVPIRLILVGIAIEAGFSAVTLFLGLRLDPDTYAFAASWLAGSVWGRDWINVLALLPWIALLLPYVYARSKMLDVFTLGDDTAVSIGGKVTQNRLILLAAAVALSCASVSMAGGIGFIGLLAPHIARRLAGPMHRHSLPLSALTGMLILLAADTVGRSIFAPNAVPAGVVVAVIGAPLFFTLLMRSK encoded by the coding sequence ATGCTGCTTCCATCTAACGGGAATCGGGGAGCAAGGGCGAAACGGTTTGGCCTGCTTCTGCTGCTGGCCGTAATCGTGGTATTCGTTATCAGCGTAAATACAGGTACAATCCGGCTGTCTCCCCGGCAGCTCGGATTGACCCTGCTTGGCTATGGTTCACCGCAGGATCAACTGGTTCTGTTTACATACCGGCTTCCCCGGATTGTTGTTACCCTGCTGGCCGGCGCTGGTTTGGGCGTCGCAGGGGCCGTCCTTCAAGGGGTGTCCCGCAATGCGCTGGCCGATCCGGGCATTCTGGGGCTGCATGCGGGAGCAGCCTTCGGGCTGATGATCTTTGTGTCCTTCTTCCGGACACTGGAAGGGCCTTCCGCCCTGATCATTCCGCTCTTCACCTTTGCCGGGGGGCTGCTGATTGCGCTGATGGTTGTCGGGCTGGCTTATGACCGGCACAAAGGGCTTGTCCCGATCCGCCTGATTCTGGTCGGCATCGCCATAGAGGCCGGTTTCAGCGCCGTGACCTTGTTTCTGGGTCTTCGGCTCGACCCTGACACTTACGCTTTCGCCGCCTCCTGGCTGGCCGGGAGCGTCTGGGGACGGGACTGGATCAATGTGCTGGCGCTGCTGCCATGGATTGCCCTGCTCCTCCCTTATGTCTATGCAAGGTCAAAAATGCTGGACGTATTCACTTTAGGAGACGACACGGCCGTCAGCATCGGCGGCAAGGTGACGCAGAACCGGCTGATTCTGCTCGCCGCTGCCGTGGCCCTGTCCTGCGCCAGCGTATCGATGGCCGGCGGCATAGGCTTCATCGGGCTGCTGGCGCCGCATATCGCCCGGAGACTGGCCGGGCCGATGCACCGCCATTCGCTGCCCTTGTCGGCATTGACCGGCATGCTGATCCTGCTGGCCGCCGATACGGTAGGCCGGTCGATCTTTGCCCCCAATGCCGTTCCGGCGGGCGTGGTGGTTGCCGTTATAGGGGCGCCTTTGTTTTTTACACTTCTGATGAGAAGCAAATGA
- a CDS encoding FecCD family ABC transporter permease: protein MSRPLNRSSKNLRRALWLPAAAAGLLLAILLAVSYGAKSIPLPEVWAAIFRFDADDEAHQIIRNLRLPRALGAAVTGMAFGAAGALMQGVTRNPLADTGILGVNAGAAFVVALAFAFLPSLSYFSLILLSFAGAALATLFIVMLGSATPGGLSSLKLTIAGAVAAALLHSFSTGVAIYYGLSQDLAFWYAGGVAGVRWSHLKLLAPIVIVTLAWSVSMGRSITFLSLGDESAVNLGVHAGRIRVLAMTAAVLLAGSSVSVAGAVGFVGLVAPHVARRLVSVDYRLVIPMSALLGGTLLELADIASRMVSPPREFAIGAMVALVGVPFFLYLARKEGRSL from the coding sequence ATGTCCCGACCATTAAACCGTTCCAGTAAAAACTTAAGGCGCGCATTATGGCTGCCCGCGGCTGCCGCCGGGCTGCTGCTTGCTATTCTGCTTGCCGTGTCATATGGAGCCAAAAGCATTCCCCTTCCAGAGGTCTGGGCCGCCATCTTCCGCTTTGATGCCGATGATGAAGCGCATCAGATTATCCGGAACCTCCGCCTGCCAAGGGCCCTTGGTGCGGCTGTAACCGGCATGGCCTTTGGCGCCGCCGGAGCCTTGATGCAGGGAGTCACGCGGAATCCGCTTGCGGATACCGGCATTCTCGGCGTAAACGCCGGGGCCGCTTTCGTAGTAGCTTTGGCATTTGCTTTTCTGCCCAGCTTATCTTATTTCAGTCTGATCCTGCTGTCCTTCGCCGGGGCCGCTCTAGCCACCCTGTTCATCGTTATGCTGGGTTCGGCTACCCCGGGGGGATTGTCTTCCCTGAAGCTGACCATTGCCGGAGCTGTTGCGGCCGCTCTGCTTCATTCCTTCAGCACCGGGGTGGCTATCTATTACGGGCTCAGTCAGGATCTTGCTTTCTGGTATGCCGGCGGAGTAGCAGGCGTCAGGTGGTCTCACCTCAAGCTGCTGGCCCCTATTGTCATCGTCACCCTGGCGTGGTCCGTGTCGATGGGAAGATCTATTACTTTCCTTTCGCTTGGCGATGAATCGGCGGTTAACTTGGGCGTGCACGCCGGCCGAATCCGCGTTCTGGCTATGACGGCGGCCGTCCTGCTTGCAGGAAGCTCCGTTTCCGTAGCCGGAGCGGTCGGATTCGTCGGCCTGGTAGCCCCACATGTGGCCAGAAGGCTGGTCAGCGTTGACTATCGGCTGGTCATTCCTATGTCCGCATTGCTCGGCGGTACGCTGCTGGAACTGGCGGACATCGCCTCCAGAATGGTGAGCCCGCCGCGTGAATTCGCCATAGGCGCCATGGTGGCGCTCGTTGGGGTTCCGTTCTTCTTGTATTTAGCCCGTAAGGAAGGGAGGTCGCTTTGA
- a CDS encoding helix-turn-helix domain-containing protein: protein MNTSKPEHDFLQHTLIEIKEVRSSNDIPPWAASSEPLAHHTILYVSSPGQACLTVDGEQFPLEDETLYVFAPGSRIALASYSAADQKAEYNWTAFDLYRLAESSLSYRSYERVLDFPGVRQHAIGKKRFKRLFSAMRSGKDMPAAGPAGRSRLLAQQQLYSLLDFLLSAENEAEADMEDTLAKLKSSILFMQQHYAQDIRVDKLAELVQLHPSYYTQLFKQTMELTPVEYLTRLRMNKAKELLLQTDKSVREVAYEIGYEDEFYFSRRFKRTTGLAPTLYLKKKDFRIVSLSAPYTDHLYTLGLNPVAAQTYPGLPMEAPELDLPEHAADPWEVRRRIFKELKPDLILCKDNVRAQAMEHVNDLAPVISIPWATQDLYTHLSVIAGLTGREDEASQWIERHEQRSEELRKALKRRIGQASVAICVVRTTGLRMYGMRNIGHVFYRSLQLTPPERIARQTEPYPPGTHFNWTALPEHEIGFYEADYLLIAVSNTEEQARMERLNREHAAWAAHPAVRAGRVRFISWPKWKPYAPYAVTWQLEQAYRLLVSDGVVN from the coding sequence ATGAACACTTCCAAACCCGAACATGATTTCCTCCAGCATACTTTGATCGAAATTAAAGAAGTCCGCTCCAGCAACGATATACCGCCCTGGGCGGCTTCGTCCGAGCCGCTGGCTCATCATACAATTCTATACGTCTCCTCCCCGGGGCAGGCCTGTTTAACTGTGGACGGCGAGCAGTTCCCCCTCGAGGATGAAACTTTATATGTATTTGCTCCCGGCAGCAGGATTGCCCTGGCCTCCTATTCGGCGGCAGATCAGAAAGCAGAATATAATTGGACGGCCTTCGATCTTTACCGGCTGGCCGAAAGCTCGCTGTCTTACCGTTCCTATGAACGGGTGCTGGATTTCCCCGGTGTACGCCAGCATGCTATAGGCAAGAAACGCTTTAAAAGGCTGTTTAGTGCCATGAGGTCCGGCAAAGATATGCCCGCCGCCGGTCCGGCTGGACGGAGCCGCCTTCTGGCCCAGCAGCAGCTGTACAGCCTGCTTGATTTTCTGCTGTCTGCGGAGAATGAAGCCGAAGCGGACATGGAGGATACGCTGGCCAAACTGAAGTCCTCCATTCTCTTCATGCAGCAGCATTATGCCCAGGATATCCGGGTGGACAAGCTCGCCGAGCTGGTGCAGCTTCACCCGTCTTATTACACGCAGCTGTTCAAGCAGACGATGGAATTAACCCCGGTCGAATACCTGACCCGCCTGCGGATGAACAAGGCTAAAGAGCTGCTGCTGCAGACGGATAAATCCGTACGTGAAGTCGCTTACGAAATCGGATATGAGGACGAGTTCTATTTCAGCCGCAGATTCAAGAGGACGACCGGACTTGCACCGACCCTTTATTTGAAAAAGAAGGATTTCCGCATCGTGTCCCTCTCCGCTCCTTACACCGATCATTTGTATACGCTGGGGCTGAACCCGGTCGCTGCGCAAACCTATCCGGGACTCCCGATGGAGGCGCCGGAGCTCGATTTGCCGGAGCATGCTGCCGATCCGTGGGAGGTGCGCCGCAGGATTTTTAAGGAGCTGAAGCCGGACCTCATTTTGTGCAAAGACAATGTGCGCGCTCAAGCGATGGAGCATGTCAATGATCTTGCGCCCGTCATTTCCATCCCTTGGGCCACCCAGGACCTGTATACTCATTTGTCTGTCATTGCCGGGCTTACCGGACGCGAAGACGAGGCCAGTCAGTGGATCGAACGTCATGAGCAGAGGTCCGAGGAGCTTCGGAAGGCGCTGAAACGCCGCATCGGACAGGCTTCGGTTGCCATCTGCGTCGTTCGGACAACCGGACTCCGTATGTACGGCATGCGGAATATCGGCCATGTCTTCTACCGCTCGCTTCAGCTTACTCCGCCGGAGCGAATTGCCCGGCAGACGGAACCTTATCCGCCAGGGACCCATTTCAACTGGACTGCCCTGCCTGAGCACGAAATCGGCTTTTATGAAGCAGATTACCTGCTGATTGCTGTCTCAAACACCGAAGAACAAGCCCGCATGGAACGGCTGAACCGGGAACATGCTGCCTGGGCGGCCCATCCCGCCGTACGGGCAGGCCGGGTCCGCTTTATTTCCTGGCCGAAATGGAAGCCTTATGCCCCTTACGCCGTTACTTGGCAGCTGGAGCAGGCTTATCGACTGCTTGTTTCAGATGGAGTCGTAAACTGA